The following coding sequences are from one Streptomyces dengpaensis window:
- a CDS encoding L-aspartate oxidase, protein MTGTGTGSDTSTGTGIRLHAPAPGWAVTADVVVVGSGVAGLTAALRCEAAGLKTVVVTKARLDDGSTRWAQGGIAAALGEGDTPEQHLDDTLEAGAGLCDEDAVRILVTEGPDAVRRLIATGAHFDESTEGGLALTREGGHHRRRIAHAGGDATGAEISRALVEAVRARGLRTVENALVLDLLTDADGRTAGVTLHVMGEGQHDGVGAVHAPAVVLATGGMGQVFSATTNPSVSTGDGVALALRAGAEISDLEFVQFHPTVLFLGPDAEGQQPLVSEAVRGEGAHLVDADGVRFMVGQHELAELAPRDIVAKGIMRRMQEQDAEHMFLDARHFGADMWEHRFPTILAACRANGIDPVTEPVPVAPAAHYASGGVRTDARGRTTVPGLYACGEVACTGVHGANRLASNSLLEGLVYAERIAADIAAGRSENGLHARVPQPVPHPEVPAHPLLGPEARFAIQRIMTEGASVLRSAESLAKAADQLQQLHTDARDALDENGKTAEPGVDTWEATNLLCVARVLVAAARMRQETRGCHWREDHADRDDSQWRRHIVVRLNPDRTLAVHTTDTADFPPTLPQGGTPMPQPAPPSQEQ, encoded by the coding sequence GTGACCGGCACAGGCACAGGTTCGGATACCTCTACAGGTACTGGCATACGGCTGCACGCGCCCGCCCCCGGCTGGGCCGTCACCGCGGACGTCGTGGTCGTCGGCTCCGGCGTCGCCGGTCTCACCGCGGCCCTGCGCTGCGAGGCAGCGGGCCTGAAGACCGTCGTGGTCACCAAGGCCCGCCTCGACGACGGCTCCACGCGCTGGGCGCAGGGCGGCATCGCCGCGGCCCTCGGCGAGGGAGACACCCCCGAGCAGCACCTCGACGACACCCTGGAGGCGGGCGCGGGCCTGTGTGACGAGGACGCCGTACGCATCCTCGTCACCGAGGGCCCTGACGCCGTACGCCGTCTCATCGCGACCGGCGCCCACTTCGACGAGTCCACCGAGGGCGGCCTGGCGCTCACCCGCGAGGGCGGCCACCACCGCCGCCGTATCGCGCACGCGGGCGGCGACGCGACCGGCGCGGAGATCTCCCGGGCGCTCGTTGAGGCGGTACGCGCGCGTGGACTGCGCACGGTCGAGAACGCGCTCGTCCTGGACCTCCTCACGGACGCCGACGGCCGCACCGCGGGCGTCACCCTGCACGTCATGGGAGAGGGCCAGCACGACGGCGTGGGAGCCGTTCACGCCCCCGCTGTGGTCCTCGCGACCGGGGGCATGGGCCAGGTCTTCTCGGCGACCACCAACCCGTCGGTCTCGACGGGCGACGGCGTGGCGCTCGCCCTGCGCGCCGGGGCGGAGATCAGCGACCTCGAATTCGTGCAGTTCCACCCGACCGTGCTGTTCCTGGGCCCGGACGCGGAGGGCCAGCAGCCGCTCGTCTCCGAGGCAGTGCGCGGCGAGGGCGCCCACCTGGTCGACGCGGACGGCGTGCGCTTCATGGTCGGACAGCACGAACTGGCCGAACTGGCGCCGCGGGACATCGTCGCCAAGGGCATCATGCGCCGCATGCAGGAGCAGGACGCCGAGCACATGTTCCTCGACGCCCGGCACTTCGGCGCCGACATGTGGGAGCACCGCTTCCCGACGATCCTGGCCGCCTGCCGGGCCAACGGCATCGACCCGGTCACCGAGCCCGTCCCGGTCGCCCCGGCCGCCCACTACGCCTCCGGAGGCGTCCGCACGGACGCCCGGGGCCGCACCACCGTGCCGGGCCTGTACGCGTGCGGCGAGGTCGCCTGCACCGGCGTGCACGGCGCCAACCGGCTCGCCTCCAACTCCCTCCTCGAAGGCCTCGTCTACGCCGAGCGCATCGCCGCCGACATCGCGGCAGGGCGGTCGGAAAACGGCCTCCACGCGCGCGTGCCCCAACCGGTCCCGCACCCCGAGGTACCCGCACACCCGCTGCTCGGCCCCGAGGCCCGCTTCGCGATCCAGCGGATCATGACCGAGGGCGCCAGCGTCCTGCGCTCGGCCGAGTCCCTCGCGAAGGCCGCCGACCAGCTCCAGCAGCTGCACACCGACGCCCGCGACGCCCTCGACGAGAACGGCAAGACCGCCGAGCCCGGCGTCGACACCTGGGAGGCCACCAACCTCCTGTGCGTGGCCCGGGTCCTGGTCGCCGCCGCACGCATGCGCCAGGAGACCCGCGGCTGCCACTGGCGCGAGGACCACGCCGACCGGGACGATTCACAGTGGCGCCGCCACATCGTCGTACGGCTGAATCCCGACCGGACGCTCGCGGTACACACCACCGACACAGCAGACTTCCCCCCGACCCTCCCGCAAGGGGGGACCCCCATGCCCCAGCCGGCGCCCCCTTCCCAGGAGCAGTGA
- the panC gene encoding pantoate--beta-alanine ligase produces the protein MTTALLHTADELHARTRAGRRAVVMTMGALHEGHATLIRAAREIAGDQGEVVVTVFVNPLQFGKGEDLDRYPRTLDADIKIAEQAGADVVFAPSVDEVYPGGEPEVRISAGPMGGRLEGTARPGHFDGMLTVVAKLLHLTRPDVALYGQKDAQQLALIRRMVRDLNFGVEIVGVPTVREEDGLALSSRNRYLSPEERRTALALSQALFAGRDRHAAQEALRARAREVPATHARAEALSAIGESRAAADAHAVAKAVPGGPTGVRAAARLVLDEAARRQPSLALDYLALVDPSDFTEVGDDFTGEAVLAVAARVGTTRLIDNIPLTFGAAS, from the coding sequence ATGACCACCGCCCTGCTGCACACCGCCGACGAACTGCACGCACGCACGCGTGCAGGCCGCCGAGCCGTCGTGATGACCATGGGCGCCCTCCACGAGGGCCACGCCACGCTGATCCGCGCCGCCCGCGAGATCGCCGGAGACCAGGGCGAAGTGGTCGTCACCGTCTTTGTGAACCCGCTCCAGTTCGGCAAGGGCGAGGACCTCGACCGCTACCCGCGCACCCTCGACGCCGACATCAAGATCGCCGAACAGGCGGGTGCGGACGTCGTGTTCGCTCCCTCGGTGGACGAGGTCTACCCCGGCGGCGAGCCCGAGGTCCGCATTTCCGCGGGACCCATGGGCGGGCGCCTGGAGGGGACCGCGCGCCCCGGCCACTTCGACGGCATGCTCACCGTCGTCGCCAAGCTGCTGCACCTCACCCGGCCCGACGTCGCGCTGTACGGGCAGAAGGACGCCCAGCAGCTCGCCCTGATCCGGCGCATGGTCCGCGATCTGAACTTCGGCGTGGAGATCGTCGGCGTGCCCACCGTGCGCGAGGAGGACGGGCTCGCCCTCTCCAGCCGCAACCGCTACCTGTCGCCCGAGGAACGGCGCACCGCGCTCGCCCTCTCGCAGGCCCTGTTCGCCGGCCGCGACCGGCACGCCGCGCAGGAGGCCCTGCGCGCGCGTGCCCGTGAAGTGCCCGCCACGCACGCGCGTGCCGAGGCCCTCAGCGCCATAGGGGAGTCCCGCGCCGCGGCCGACGCGCACGCCGTGGCCAAGGCGGTCCCGGGCGGTCCCACCGGTGTCCGCGCGGCCGCCCGGCTGGTCCTCGACGAGGCGGCCCGCAGGCAGCCTTCCCTGGCCCTGGACTACCTGGCCCTGGTCGACCCGTCCGACTTCACGGAGGTCGGGGACGACTTCACCGGCGAGGCGGTCCTCGCCGTCGCCGCACGGGTCGGCACGACCCGGCTGATCGACAACATCCCCCTCACCTTCGGAGCCGCCTCGTGA
- a CDS encoding Rossmann-like and DUF2520 domain-containing protein codes for MSTFPQSDPKDRPARLSVGVVGAGRVGPVLAAALQLAGHRPVAVSGVSDASKRRAALLLPDVPLVSPAQVLERAELVLLTVPDDALPGLVEGLAETGAVRPGQLLVHTSGRYGAQVLDPALRAGALPLALHPAMTFTGTPVDVQRLAGCSFGVTAPEELRLAAEALVIEMGGEPEWIAEESRPLYHAALALGANHLVTLVAESMELLRAAGVEAPDRMLGPLLGAALDNALRSGDAALTGPVARGDAGTVAAHVAELRKHAPQTVAGYLAMARATADRALAHGLLKPELAEDLLGVLANGADEITGTDGTDGPNGIEGDAR; via the coding sequence GTGAGTACATTCCCACAGTCAGACCCCAAGGACCGCCCCGCGCGGCTCTCCGTCGGCGTTGTCGGCGCGGGCCGCGTCGGCCCGGTGCTCGCCGCGGCACTGCAGCTCGCCGGGCACCGCCCGGTGGCCGTCTCCGGTGTCTCCGACGCCTCCAAGCGGCGAGCCGCGCTGTTGCTGCCCGACGTGCCGCTGGTGTCCCCGGCACAGGTCCTGGAGCGCGCTGAGCTGGTGCTGCTGACCGTCCCTGACGACGCCCTGCCCGGGCTCGTCGAGGGACTGGCCGAGACAGGGGCCGTACGGCCCGGACAGCTGCTCGTGCACACCTCCGGGCGGTACGGCGCCCAGGTGCTCGACCCGGCCCTCAGGGCGGGCGCGCTGCCGCTCGCGCTGCACCCCGCGATGACCTTCACCGGCACCCCTGTGGACGTCCAGCGGCTGGCCGGATGCTCCTTCGGGGTCACCGCGCCCGAGGAGCTGCGGCTGGCCGCCGAGGCCCTGGTGATCGAGATGGGCGGCGAGCCCGAGTGGATCGCCGAGGAGTCCCGCCCGCTCTACCACGCCGCCCTCGCGCTCGGCGCCAACCACCTGGTGACCCTGGTCGCCGAGTCCATGGAGCTGCTGCGCGCCGCGGGCGTGGAGGCCCCCGACCGGATGCTGGGCCCCCTGCTCGGCGCCGCCCTGGACAACGCGCTCAGGTCGGGCGACGCGGCCCTCACCGGCCCCGTTGCGCGCGGTGACGCGGGCACCGTCGCCGCGCACGTCGCCGAGCTGCGCAAGCACGCCCCGCAGACCGTCGCCGGCTATCTCGCCATGGCCCGCGCGACCGCCGACCGCGCGCTCGCCCACGGACTGCTCAAGCCGGAACTCGCCGAGGACCTCCTGGGGGTACTCGCCAACGGAGCCGACGAGATCACCGGGACCGACGGCACCGACGGGCCCAACGGGATCGAGGGAGACGCCCGATGA
- a CDS encoding threonine aldolase family protein, whose translation MSDTAAETEKEPAERSVDETAEQVPVEAAQLSREQRFERRAAAWKAAQRVLWRPSYQQTVRERLAWLNDAAEGVYDLGRRVDMYGDGIVEALEGRVAELLGKEAAAFFPTGTMAQQVALRCWAGHTGNPAVAVHALSHPEVHERHAFSQVSGLRPVRVTDEPRLPTAEEIRDFAEPFGALMLELPLRDAGFVLPSWEELSEAVEAARERDAVVHFDGARLWECTTHFGRPLEEIADLADSVYVSFYKSLDGLGGAAIAGPKTLIDEAKTWRHRYGGMVLQQFPTALAALIGLERELPRLPEYVAHARVVATALREGFAEAGIPWARVHPEDPHTHQFQVWLPYDPDTLTVAGLRQTEETKTGLFAQSWLRAGPGVAFTEVTVAEPGLQWTAEDVKAAVRDFVERLTDGASG comes from the coding sequence ATGAGCGATACGGCGGCGGAGACCGAGAAAGAGCCCGCGGAGCGGTCCGTGGACGAGACGGCCGAGCAGGTCCCGGTGGAGGCGGCGCAGCTGTCCCGGGAGCAACGCTTCGAGCGGCGTGCCGCGGCCTGGAAGGCGGCGCAGCGGGTCCTGTGGAGGCCCAGCTACCAGCAGACCGTCCGCGAGCGTCTGGCCTGGCTGAACGACGCGGCCGAGGGCGTGTACGACCTCGGCCGGCGCGTCGACATGTACGGCGACGGGATCGTCGAGGCCCTGGAAGGGCGGGTCGCGGAGCTGCTGGGCAAGGAGGCCGCCGCCTTCTTCCCCACCGGCACGATGGCCCAGCAGGTCGCCCTGCGCTGCTGGGCGGGCCATACCGGCAACCCGGCCGTCGCGGTGCACGCCCTCAGCCATCCAGAGGTCCATGAGCGGCATGCGTTCAGCCAGGTCAGCGGCTTGCGTCCGGTCCGCGTGACGGACGAGCCACGGCTTCCGACCGCCGAGGAGATACGCGACTTCGCGGAGCCCTTCGGGGCGCTGATGCTGGAACTGCCGCTCAGGGACGCCGGTTTCGTCCTGCCCTCCTGGGAGGAGCTCTCCGAGGCTGTGGAAGCCGCCCGTGAGCGCGACGCGGTGGTCCATTTCGACGGGGCCCGGCTGTGGGAGTGCACGACGCACTTCGGCCGCCCTCTGGAGGAGATCGCGGACCTCGCGGACAGCGTCTATGTGTCGTTCTACAAATCACTCGACGGCCTCGGCGGGGCGGCAATCGCGGGCCCGAAGACGCTGATCGACGAGGCGAAGACCTGGCGGCACCGCTACGGGGGCATGGTCCTCCAGCAGTTCCCGACGGCGCTGGCAGCGCTCATCGGCCTGGAGCGGGAACTGCCCCGGCTGCCGGAATACGTGGCCCACGCGCGCGTGGTCGCCACGGCGCTGCGGGAGGGTTTCGCGGAGGCCGGCATCCCCTGGGCGCGCGTCCACCCCGAGGACCCGCACACCCACCAGTTCCAGGTCTGGCTGCCGTACGACCCCGACACCCTGACGGTCGCGGGACTACGGCAGACCGAGGAGACGAAGACCGGCCTCTTCGCGCAGAGCTGGCTGCGCGCCGGCCCGGGGGTGGCGTTCACCGAGGTCACGGTGGCGGAGCCCGGCCTGCAGTGGACGGCGGAGGACGTCAAGGCGGCCGTACGGGACTTCGTGGAGCGGCTCACCGACGGGGCGTCCGGCTAG
- a CDS encoding AAA family ATPase, with protein MLLWINGPFGGGKTQTAHEIQRRLPGSVVCDPEHAGFGLRRMLPPELRGDFQDLESWRRGVVEVLDLALSKHDGVVIAPMTVTNSRYFEETVGRLGELGHDVRHFALLAERETVLKRLRERGFGHILRYVADKDAPLRRESWAVRQLDHCLERLREPEFAEHLWTDHTTVAKTADRIAVLAGLTLTPNRDGVVRGRLRKAWTGAKHIRLD; from the coding sequence ATGCTCCTGTGGATCAACGGCCCCTTCGGGGGCGGCAAGACACAGACCGCACACGAGATCCAGCGACGGCTGCCCGGCAGCGTCGTCTGCGACCCGGAACACGCCGGCTTCGGCCTGCGCCGCATGCTGCCGCCCGAACTGCGCGGGGACTTCCAGGACTTGGAGTCCTGGCGGCGGGGCGTGGTCGAGGTGCTCGACCTCGCGCTCAGCAAGCACGACGGCGTGGTCATCGCCCCCATGACGGTCACGAACTCCCGCTACTTCGAGGAGACCGTCGGGCGGCTGGGCGAACTGGGCCACGACGTACGGCACTTCGCGCTTCTGGCCGAGCGCGAGACCGTACTGAAGCGGCTGCGCGAGCGCGGCTTCGGGCACATCCTTCGGTACGTCGCCGACAAGGACGCCCCGCTGCGGCGTGAGAGCTGGGCCGTGCGGCAGCTCGACCACTGCCTGGAGCGGCTGCGCGAGCCGGAGTTCGCCGAGCACCTGTGGACCGACCACACGACGGTCGCCAAGACCGCGGACCGGATCGCCGTACTGGCGGGGCTGACGCTCACGCCGAACCGCGACGGGGTGGTACGGGGGCGGCTGCGCAAGGCGTGGACTGGCGCGAAGCACATCCGGCTCGACTGA
- a CDS encoding response regulator transcription factor gives MAIRVMLVDDQVLLRTGFRMVLAAQPDMEVVAEAGDGVEALQVLRATAVDVVLMDVRMPKLDGVETTRRICSEPNPPKVLILTTFDLDEYAFTGLKAGASGFMLKDVPPAELLAAIRSVHSGDAVVAPSTTRRLLDRFAPMLPAAGKKPQHKELERLTDREREVMVLVAQGLSNGEIAARLVLSEATVKTHVGRILTKLGLRDRVQVVVLAYETGLVRAGGHG, from the coding sequence ATGGCGATCCGAGTCATGCTCGTCGACGACCAGGTGCTGCTGCGCACCGGTTTCCGGATGGTGCTCGCCGCCCAGCCGGACATGGAGGTCGTGGCCGAGGCGGGCGACGGCGTCGAGGCCCTCCAGGTGCTGCGCGCCACGGCGGTCGACGTGGTGCTGATGGACGTCCGCATGCCGAAGCTGGACGGCGTCGAGACCACTCGCCGCATCTGCTCCGAGCCCAACCCGCCGAAGGTGCTGATCCTCACCACCTTCGACCTCGACGAATACGCCTTCACGGGGCTGAAGGCGGGCGCCTCCGGCTTCATGCTCAAGGACGTACCGCCCGCCGAACTGCTCGCCGCGATCCGCTCCGTGCACAGCGGTGACGCCGTGGTCGCGCCCTCCACCACCCGGCGCCTGCTGGACCGTTTCGCGCCGATGCTGCCCGCGGCCGGCAAGAAGCCCCAGCACAAGGAGCTGGAGCGGCTCACCGACCGCGAGCGTGAGGTCATGGTGCTGGTCGCGCAGGGCCTGTCCAACGGGGAGATCGCGGCACGTCTGGTCCTGTCCGAGGCGACGGTGAAGACGCATGTCGGACGCATCCTGACCAAGCTGGGCCTGCGGGACCGGGTGCAGGTGGTCGTGCTCGCGTACGAGACGGGGCTGGTGCGGGCGGGCGGACACGGCTGA
- a CDS encoding sensor histidine kinase, which yields MQRLYDFLRRHPTWVDSFWAVFLLGVTCANFASVNEASDRRWNLAAAVPIAVALCLVVALRRRLPEKMLLLAAAMGLAQLVFDVEVMPVDFAMLVIIYTVAADGALWASRFGLIGGLCAGTLAQIRWPEERAGAVGGVLIAVFQTVPFALAWVLGDSLRTRRAYFAQLEERAARLEKEREAQSKVAVAAERARIARELHDVVAHNVSVMVVQADGAAYVMDTAPDQAKKALETISGTGRQALAEMRRLLGVLRTGEHQESGEYVPQPDVEQLDDLIEQCRTAGLPVDFKVEGTPRPLPTGVELTAYRIVQEALTNTRKHGGPNAGASVRLVYFDDGLGLLVEDDGKGAPHELYEEGGADGQGHGLIGMRERVGMVGGTLDAGPRPGGGFRISALLPLKSAN from the coding sequence GTGCAGCGCCTCTACGACTTCCTCCGCAGGCACCCGACGTGGGTCGACAGCTTCTGGGCCGTCTTCCTACTCGGGGTCACCTGCGCGAATTTCGCGAGCGTCAACGAGGCCTCGGACCGTCGCTGGAACCTGGCCGCGGCGGTCCCGATCGCCGTCGCCCTGTGTCTGGTGGTCGCACTGCGCCGCCGTCTGCCCGAGAAGATGCTGCTCCTGGCCGCGGCGATGGGCCTCGCCCAGCTGGTGTTCGACGTCGAGGTCATGCCCGTCGACTTCGCGATGCTGGTGATCATCTACACCGTCGCCGCGGACGGCGCCCTCTGGGCCTCCCGCTTCGGGCTGATCGGTGGCCTGTGCGCGGGGACCCTCGCGCAGATTCGCTGGCCCGAGGAACGGGCGGGCGCCGTGGGCGGCGTACTGATAGCGGTCTTCCAGACGGTTCCGTTCGCGCTCGCCTGGGTGCTCGGCGACTCCCTCCGCACACGCCGCGCCTACTTCGCCCAGCTCGAGGAGCGCGCCGCCCGGCTGGAGAAGGAGCGCGAGGCGCAGTCCAAGGTCGCGGTGGCCGCCGAGCGCGCCCGGATCGCGCGCGAGCTGCACGACGTCGTCGCGCACAACGTCTCCGTGATGGTGGTCCAGGCCGACGGCGCCGCCTACGTCATGGACACCGCCCCGGACCAGGCCAAGAAGGCCCTGGAGACCATCTCCGGAACCGGCCGCCAGGCCCTCGCCGAGATGCGCCGCCTGCTCGGCGTGCTGCGCACCGGCGAGCACCAGGAGAGCGGCGAGTACGTGCCGCAGCCCGACGTCGAACAGCTCGACGACCTCATCGAGCAGTGCCGCACCGCGGGCCTCCCCGTCGACTTCAAGGTGGAGGGCACCCCGCGCCCCCTCCCCACCGGCGTAGAACTCACGGCGTACCGCATCGTGCAGGAGGCGCTCACCAACACGCGCAAGCACGGGGGACCGAACGCGGGCGCGAGCGTGCGCCTGGTCTACTTCGACGACGGCCTCGGACTGCTCGTCGAGGACGACGGCAAGGGCGCACCCCACGAGCTGTACGAGGAGGGGGGCGCCGACGGCCAGGGCCACGGCCTGATCGGCATGCGGGAGCGCGTCGGCATGGTCGGCGGCACCCTGGACGCGGGACCGCGCCCCGGAGGAGGCTTCCGCATCAGCGCCCTGCTCCCGCTCAAGTCCGCCAACTGA
- a CDS encoding SAM-dependent methyltransferase, giving the protein MRREATGEWRGWREATEEALYGPSGFYRRPEGPAGHFRTSVHASPLFAQAVARLLCRVDEALGRPGSLAFVDMAAGRGELVTGVLAALPADVASRARGYAVERADRPAGLDHRIEWLAEPPKGITGLLFANEWLDNVPVDIAEVDSEGVRRLVLVRRDGTERLGEPVEGADAEWLRKWWPLPCEEPHAASEGPHVPPERPHPASEGPHVRPEGGHALPEGAQAPAEQAHAPAEGARAEIGLPRDLAWASAVSALDRGLAVAVDYAHVAAARPPFGTLTGFRQGRETLPVPDGSCDITAHVALDACAVPGGHVITQRAALRALGVSGARPPLALASTDPAAYVRALASAGAAAELTAPGGLGDFGWLLQPVGVPADLLVDVADHEEQ; this is encoded by the coding sequence GTGAGACGTGAGGCGACGGGTGAGTGGCGGGGCTGGCGCGAGGCGACGGAGGAGGCGCTGTACGGGCCCTCCGGCTTCTACCGCAGGCCCGAGGGGCCCGCGGGCCACTTCCGCACCTCGGTGCACGCGTCGCCCCTCTTCGCCCAGGCCGTGGCCCGGCTGCTGTGCCGCGTCGACGAGGCGCTCGGCCGGCCCGGCTCGCTCGCCTTCGTGGACATGGCGGCGGGCCGCGGCGAGCTGGTGACCGGTGTTCTCGCCGCGCTCCCCGCCGACGTGGCGTCCCGCGCGCGCGGGTACGCGGTCGAACGCGCCGACCGCCCCGCAGGCCTCGATCACCGGATCGAGTGGCTCGCCGAGCCGCCGAAGGGGATCACCGGGCTGCTGTTCGCCAACGAGTGGCTGGACAACGTGCCGGTGGACATCGCCGAGGTGGACTCCGAAGGCGTACGGCGTCTGGTTCTCGTACGCAGGGACGGGACCGAACGCCTCGGGGAGCCCGTGGAGGGGGCGGACGCGGAGTGGCTGCGGAAGTGGTGGCCGTTGCCGTGCGAAGAACCGCACGCGGCTTCCGAAGGACCGCACGTGCCGCCCGAAAGACCGCACCCGGCATCCGAAGGACCGCACGTGCGCCCCGAAGGCGGGCACGCGCTCCCCGAAGGAGCACAGGCACCCGCCGAACAAGCACACGCGCCCGCCGAAGGAGCCCGCGCCGAAATCGGCCTCCCCAGGGACCTCGCCTGGGCCTCCGCCGTGTCCGCCCTCGACCGGGGTCTCGCCGTCGCCGTCGACTACGCGCACGTCGCCGCCGCGCGGCCGCCCTTCGGGACGCTCACCGGGTTCCGTCAGGGGCGGGAGACGCTGCCGGTGCCGGACGGGTCGTGCGACATCACCGCGCACGTGGCGCTCGACGCGTGCGCGGTGCCCGGGGGGCACGTGATCACGCAGCGCGCGGCACTGCGCGCGCTGGGCGTGAGCGGCGCACGGCCCCCGCTCGCGCTCGCTTCCACGGACCCCGCCGCCTACGTGCGCGCCCTCGCGAGCGCCGGCGCGGCGGCAGAGCTCACCGCGCCCGGCGGCCTCGGCGACTTCGGCTGGCTGCTGCAGCCCGTCGGCGTACCGGCGGACCTACTTGTCGATGTCGCCGACCACGAAGAACAGTGA
- a CDS encoding NADH-quinone oxidoreductase subunit D has protein sequence MTPTTETMVGIGGAAESTDMVLNIGPQHPSTHGVLRLRLVLDGERIQHAEPVIGYMHRGAEKLFEARDYRQVIVLANRHDWLSAFSNELGVVLGVERMLGMEVPERAVWTRTLLAELNRVLNHLMFLGSYPLELGGITPIFYAFTEREELQHVMEEVSGGRMHYMFNRIGGLKEDLPAGWTARARASVEALRSRMDVYDDLVLGNEIFRGRTRGVGVLAPETVHAYGVSGPIARASGVDFDLRRDEPYLAYGELQDTLKVVMRQEGDCLARFECLLAQTHNSLDLAAACLDRLAELPPGPINQRLPKVLKAPEGHTYTWTENPLGINGYYLVSKGEKTPYRLKLRSASFNNIQALTELLPGTLVADMVAILGSLFFVVGDIDK, from the coding sequence ATGACTCCTACGACGGAGACCATGGTCGGTATCGGCGGCGCCGCGGAGAGCACCGACATGGTGCTCAACATCGGGCCCCAGCACCCGTCCACGCACGGCGTGCTGCGGCTGCGGCTCGTGCTCGACGGCGAGCGGATCCAGCACGCGGAGCCGGTCATCGGCTATATGCACCGCGGGGCGGAGAAGCTCTTCGAGGCGCGTGACTACCGCCAGGTCATCGTGCTCGCCAACCGCCACGACTGGCTGTCCGCCTTCTCGAACGAGCTGGGTGTGGTCCTCGGCGTGGAGCGGATGCTCGGCATGGAGGTCCCCGAGCGCGCGGTGTGGACGCGCACGCTGCTCGCGGAGCTCAACCGGGTCCTGAACCACCTGATGTTCCTTGGTTCGTACCCCTTGGAGCTGGGCGGGATCACCCCGATCTTCTACGCCTTCACGGAGCGCGAGGAACTCCAGCACGTCATGGAGGAGGTCTCCGGCGGGCGCATGCACTACATGTTCAACCGGATCGGCGGCCTCAAGGAGGACCTGCCCGCCGGTTGGACCGCACGCGCGCGTGCGTCCGTCGAGGCCCTGCGCTCGCGGATGGACGTGTACGACGACCTGGTGCTCGGCAACGAGATCTTCCGCGGGCGTACGCGGGGCGTGGGCGTCCTTGCGCCGGAGACCGTGCACGCGTACGGCGTGAGCGGGCCGATCGCGCGCGCCTCCGGCGTCGACTTCGACCTGCGTCGCGACGAGCCCTACCTCGCGTACGGGGAGCTGCAGGACACCCTGAAGGTCGTCATGCGCCAGGAGGGCGACTGCCTGGCCCGCTTCGAGTGCCTCCTGGCACAGACCCACAACTCGCTCGACCTCGCGGCGGCCTGCCTCGACCGGCTCGCCGAGCTGCCGCCGGGGCCGATCAACCAGCGCCTTCCCAAGGTCCTGAAGGCGCCCGAGGGCCACACGTACACCTGGACCGAGAACCCCCTCGGCATCAACGGCTACTACCTCGTCAGCAAGGGCGAGAAGACCCCGTACCGGCTGAAGCTGCGCTCGGCCTCGTTCAACAACATCCAGGCGCTCACCGAGCTGCTGCCCGGCACGCTGGTCGCGGACATGGTGGCGATCCTGGGGTCACTGTTCTTCGTGGTCGGCGACATCGACAAGTAG